A single region of the Novosphingobium sp. genome encodes:
- a CDS encoding RNA polymerase sigma factor: MSDRSPSDVILHKSALLSFVQRRFGAANDPEDIVQEAMARVIANHDSETIGNLRAYLFRVAGNLSIDALRRRATRERISGTLLDSSEAMAVASPEPSAEQALIARQRKRAFDAALAALPDRQRQALTLNRLQGWSHPRIAAHLGCSTGTVYNDIKAAMAAIIARTSEIDL; this comes from the coding sequence TTGTCCGACCGCTCGCCTTCCGATGTGATCCTGCACAAAAGCGCTCTGCTGTCCTTTGTGCAAAGGCGCTTTGGCGCGGCGAACGATCCCGAGGATATCGTGCAGGAAGCGATGGCCCGCGTCATCGCCAACCATGACAGCGAGACAATCGGCAATCTGCGCGCCTATCTGTTCCGGGTGGCGGGCAATCTGTCGATCGATGCGCTGCGCCGCCGCGCCACACGCGAAAGGATCAGCGGCACCCTGCTCGACAGCAGCGAGGCCATGGCGGTGGCCAGCCCGGAACCTTCCGCCGAGCAGGCGCTGATCGCGCGGCAGCGCAAGCGCGCCTTTGACGCCGCCCTTGCCGCTTTGCCGGACAGGCAGCGCCAGGCCCTGACGCTCAACCGCCTGCAGGGCTGGTCTCACCCCAGGATCGCCGCGCATCTGGGCTGTTCCACCGGCACGGTCTATAATGACATCAAGGCCGCCATGGCCGCCATCATCGCCCGGACCTCGGAGATCGACCTGTGA
- a CDS encoding autotransporter outer membrane beta-barrel domain-containing protein, protein MAVTLAMLLPGQAMAGTYTAGTESELQTAIANANADADASATITLTSNFSVSSTALPGATKPITIDTAGFTLSGSGSSIIISGNSTTTGTLTLNGTILGNSTGTAGTALSLSTGGNVVSTATITGGNQSAANVAGTNGVALSASQSFSNNGTITGGSAIAYTGGAAGAGAGLTLSSGGALTNAASGTIQGGSSAGAGAGAGVYVNTASNTATLTNAGTIRGGSDSTSSGATGGAAINGTGSFATTITNSGTLTGGNGAAAIAAYGSGQWVATVVNSGTIQAGTGSSTAIQFGTTANSTSVLELQAGSNIIGNVIASPGTTDIFRLGGDTNASFDVSTIGSQYQGFDSYQKSGANTWTLTGDNTSGLGWTINQGTLKTGNGTITFGTMTDNGTLELGGSGAVSVGTLYGTGTLVQSGSGTTTLSNFSNYYTGGTTITGGTLVGSTDASLGDAAGALTLNGGTLRLTSFSSSATRSVNLGSNGGTFDITTSGSYYTINNGLTGSGSLTKIGVGGVILAGNNSYTGGTTISAGSLQIGNGGATGTLAGDVLDNGALVFSSSTDWTYGGAISGTGLVTKTGSDTLTLTGNNTYAGATTISGGTLLLSGGQITGTSSLSINGGSGALIVDGANARFIDSGAATITAAGTSLTVRNGGTASVGNLSMGSSGTSTITVTGAGSNFTNTGTVVSATLGSAVINVLAGGTMTSNSGSFLVGGQLPSNSLGTVTVSGAGSLWTVNGAINARRGSLTIADGGVVNATTAVLGYDLGTGVTNANFAAVVTGAGSRLTTTGALTIANSTRNGGSGSLTIADGAVVQPGTGELTMGPSTAVLNIGAASGSAAVGSGTLNASSVTTGSGSTINFNHTDTGYTFASLISGAGVLNQLSGTTILTGNNSYTGATTISGGVLRINGDQSAATGLTTVASGATLGGSGTIGGSVSVADGGILAPGNSPGTLTINGDLTLSTGSVLNYELGQANTVGGSLNDLTVVKGNLALNGTINVTEPTGGTFGSGLYRVISYDGTLSGSGLSLGTMPSGSTVTVQTSVANQVNLINTGGQTLNFWDGTAAKYNNQIDGGSGTWQASAGNTNWANASGAVNAGFSDGALAIFSGTPGTVTIDNSLGAVTASGLQFASNGYTINGNPLTLTGTQSTIRVGDGTSAGAGYTATVASVIQGSSQLVKSDLGTLVLSGTNTYTGGTEIDAGTLSVSSNANLGAAGTDLTINGGTLLWTGGAAVMARRVNWGANGGGINVATTASNGLTINNALVGGALTKSGVGKLILTGDNIFNGGTTISAGTLQIGTSTLNASITGDIVNNGALAMATANDWTYTGSITGTGGITSIASGTITFTGNSSYSGGTTLSSGGGTFRYLGATVSSGATSLTNGNLIVDAGATYNTTTLVARSTASGPSTVSVVNGGVLNTTGTFTLQTALGTTLDSLTVSGAGSQANIGGAVVLAAGATSNNFITVSNGGKVTTAGATTMGAAAGNGTLPSISIDGKGSDWTSQGALTMTDGSLSLTNGGTATFSGITAGTVSSAYPATILISGSGSGLTTTGNLTVGSGTGSGTITLADGGAASVGGTLVLGDASTATGTLNIGAASGSAASAAGALSASGIAVNANSAINFNHTDTGYTLAALISGAGVVNQLAGTTILTGNNSYTGATTVSGGTLRINGDQSLATGLTSVGSGATLGGSGIVGGDVTVADGGAIAPGNSPGTLTINGNLSLSNGSLLNYEIGQANVVAGSYNDLTVVKGNLTLDGTINVTVPTGGTFGPGLYRVISYNGALTDNGLSLGTMPAGSDVSVQTSVANQVNLINTGGQTLSFWDGAAGPKFNNQVDGGNGVWQASAGNTNWANSTGAVNAGYSDGALAIFSAAPGTVTIDNSLGAVTASGLQFASDGYRLTGDALTLTALQSMIRVGDGTSVGAGFTATIDAAIQGNAQLVKSDVGTLVLTGANSYTGGTAINGGTLRIASDGNLGAAASGLSFNGGTLSTSADVANNRAVSLVGDGAVAPDAGTTLTLNGLVSGTGALFQNGSGTLILSGTNSYTGATTVGAGTLLVNGNQSAATGLTSVANGATLGGNGTIGSDVTLADGATLSPGTGGTAGTLTINGNLSLSGGSVLNYQLGQAGAAGGSLNDLVNVGGKLVLDGTLNVSVTTGGSFDAGIYRLFNYGGSLTDNGLTLGAMPSDSAVTVQTSVAGQVNLVNTNGLLLSYWDGAGNGKNNDIINGGNGLWQSATGNDNWTTVSGSVNAPNAINSFAVFAGNAGTVTVDNSLGGVTASGLQFATTGYRINGGTLTLVGPQSTIRVGDGTSAGAGYTATIDAVLAGATQLVKTDAGTLVLTGANQYADGTSINGGTLQIASDANLGLATGGVTLNGGTLATTADLTTARQFDVTDTSGITTANATTLTLTGGLTGSGALTKSGLGTLLIAGDGSSYSGAATVAAGTLAVTGQLGGSLTVGSGASLAGTGQVGSVINGGTVSPGLNGFGTLSVNGDYTGANGTLAIKTVLGGDASRSDLLVVKGSTAGNTTIKVTNMGGLGAATVNGIKLVDVTGASNGTFTLAGDYLFQGQQAVVAGAYGYRLYKNGVNTADGDWYLRSSLLDSGTSTGNAGNEGGASDGTPVAPAQPLYQPGVPVYEAYSQTLLALNDLGTMQQRVGDRQWMQGGDHQSGLWQRFEGQGLRANAAQSSSLAHVSVDIWKVEVGADQVLSQRADGSALVLGVVAGYGEATSNVGSVFGNGSIKTSAYSLGGTLSWFGPQGFYVDGHAQVNWYDSRLTSSVLGSLVDGNKGHGEAYSLEIGKRWPVGGHLSVTPQVQMVYSTIGFDGFTDPHGAVVTSRLGDSLKSRWGISLDRQDGRSHLYAVASLSYEWLDGTVTDVSGAAIGRENFHLWGEAGVGANVVLGRGFSIFAQASGKSATQDFGKSYGWKGNAGFRLAF, encoded by the coding sequence ATGGCCGTCACCCTTGCGATGCTGCTCCCCGGCCAGGCCATGGCAGGCACCTATACGGCGGGCACGGAGAGCGAGCTGCAGACGGCCATCGCCAACGCCAATGCCGACGCCGATGCCAGCGCCACCATCACGCTGACCTCCAACTTCTCGGTCTCCAGCACGGCGCTGCCCGGCGCCACCAAGCCGATCACCATCGACACCGCCGGCTTCACCCTGTCGGGTTCGGGATCGAGCATCATCATCAGCGGCAACAGCACCACCACCGGTACGCTGACCCTCAATGGCACGATCCTGGGCAATTCCACCGGCACAGCCGGCACAGCGCTCAGCCTGAGCACGGGCGGCAATGTCGTCAGCACCGCCACCATCACCGGCGGCAACCAGAGCGCCGCGAATGTCGCGGGCACCAATGGCGTCGCGCTGAGTGCCTCGCAGAGCTTCTCCAACAATGGCACGATCACCGGCGGCAGCGCCATCGCCTATACCGGCGGCGCGGCGGGCGCCGGGGCGGGCCTCACCCTTTCCAGCGGCGGGGCGTTGACCAATGCCGCCTCGGGCACCATTCAGGGCGGCAGCAGCGCGGGCGCCGGAGCCGGCGCGGGCGTTTACGTGAATACCGCGAGCAACACGGCCACCCTCACCAATGCCGGGACCATTCGGGGCGGCTCGGACAGCACCAGCAGCGGCGCCACCGGCGGCGCGGCGATCAACGGCACCGGCAGCTTTGCCACCACCATCACCAACAGCGGCACGCTGACGGGCGGCAATGGCGCGGCGGCCATCGCGGCCTATGGCAGCGGGCAATGGGTGGCCACGGTGGTCAACAGCGGCACCATCCAGGCAGGCACCGGCAGCAGTACCGCGATCCAGTTCGGCACCACGGCCAACAGCACGTCGGTCCTGGAATTGCAGGCCGGATCGAACATCATCGGCAATGTGATCGCCAGCCCCGGCACCACCGACATCTTCCGTCTGGGCGGCGACACCAATGCCAGCTTCGATGTCTCCACCATCGGCTCGCAATATCAGGGCTTCGACAGCTACCAGAAGAGCGGCGCCAACACCTGGACCCTCACCGGTGACAACACGTCGGGTCTGGGCTGGACGATCAACCAGGGCACGCTCAAGACCGGCAACGGCACCATCACCTTCGGCACGATGACCGACAATGGCACGCTGGAACTGGGTGGCAGCGGTGCGGTTTCGGTGGGAACGCTCTATGGCACGGGCACGCTGGTCCAGTCGGGCAGCGGCACCACCACGCTGAGCAACTTCAGCAACTATTACACGGGCGGCACCACCATCACCGGGGGCACGCTTGTCGGCTCGACGGATGCCTCGCTGGGTGACGCGGCCGGGGCACTCACGCTGAATGGTGGCACCTTGCGCCTCACCAGCTTCAGCTCCAGCGCGACACGGTCCGTCAATCTGGGGAGCAATGGCGGCACCTTCGACATCACCACCTCGGGTTCCTATTACACGATCAACAATGGCCTCACCGGCTCGGGCAGCCTGACCAAGATCGGCGTGGGCGGCGTTATTCTGGCCGGCAACAACAGCTACACCGGCGGCACGACCATCAGCGCGGGCAGCCTGCAGATCGGCAATGGCGGCGCCACCGGCACCCTTGCCGGCGATGTGCTCGACAATGGCGCTCTGGTCTTCAGCAGCAGCACCGACTGGACCTATGGCGGAGCGATCTCGGGCACGGGTTTGGTCACCAAAACCGGCTCGGACACGCTGACGCTGACCGGCAACAACACCTATGCCGGCGCGACCACCATTTCAGGCGGAACGCTGCTGCTGTCGGGCGGCCAGATCACCGGCACCAGCAGCCTGTCCATCAACGGCGGCAGCGGCGCCCTGATCGTCGATGGCGCCAACGCCCGGTTTATCGACAGCGGCGCGGCAACGATCACCGCCGCCGGAACCTCGTTGACGGTGCGGAACGGCGGCACCGCCTCGGTCGGCAACCTCAGCATGGGCTCATCGGGCACCAGCACGATCACCGTGACCGGCGCGGGATCGAATTTCACCAACACCGGCACGGTGGTCAGCGCCACGCTCGGCTCGGCGGTGATCAATGTGCTGGCCGGAGGGACCATGACCTCCAATTCGGGCAGCTTCCTGGTCGGCGGGCAGTTGCCCTCCAATTCGCTGGGCACGGTCACGGTGTCGGGCGCGGGCTCGCTGTGGACGGTGAATGGCGCGATCAACGCCCGGCGCGGCAGCCTGACGATTGCCGATGGCGGCGTGGTGAATGCCACCACCGCCGTGCTGGGCTATGATCTGGGCACCGGCGTCACCAATGCCAATTTCGCTGCGGTGGTGACCGGCGCGGGCTCACGCCTGACGACCACCGGCGCGCTGACCATCGCCAACAGCACCCGTAACGGTGGCAGCGGATCACTGACAATCGCCGATGGCGCGGTGGTTCAGCCGGGCACCGGCGAACTGACCATGGGGCCCAGCACGGCGGTGCTCAACATCGGCGCGGCTTCGGGCTCGGCGGCGGTGGGTTCGGGCACGCTCAATGCCAGCAGTGTGACGACCGGCAGCGGCAGCACGATCAACTTCAACCACACCGACACCGGCTACACCTTCGCGTCGCTGATCAGCGGTGCGGGCGTGCTCAACCAGCTCTCGGGCACCACGATCCTGACGGGCAACAACAGCTACACCGGCGCCACCACCATCTCGGGCGGCGTGCTGCGCATCAATGGCGACCAGTCGGCCGCGACAGGCCTCACCACCGTGGCCAGCGGCGCCACGCTGGGCGGCAGCGGCACCATTGGCGGCAGCGTCTCGGTGGCCGATGGCGGCATCCTTGCGCCGGGCAACAGCCCCGGCACGCTGACGATCAATGGCGATCTGACGCTTTCGACCGGCTCGGTGCTCAATTACGAACTGGGTCAGGCCAACACGGTGGGCGGTTCGCTCAACGATCTGACCGTGGTGAAGGGCAACCTCGCGCTGAACGGCACGATCAATGTGACCGAGCCGACAGGCGGCACCTTTGGCTCCGGCCTCTATCGCGTGATCAGCTATGATGGCACGCTGAGCGGCAGTGGCCTGTCGCTCGGCACCATGCCCAGCGGCAGCACGGTGACGGTGCAGACGTCGGTGGCCAATCAGGTCAATCTGATCAACACCGGCGGCCAGACGCTGAACTTCTGGGACGGCACAGCCGCGAAGTACAACAACCAGATCGACGGCGGCAGCGGCACATGGCAGGCAAGCGCGGGCAACACCAACTGGGCCAATGCCAGCGGCGCGGTCAATGCGGGCTTCAGCGACGGTGCTCTGGCGATCTTCAGCGGCACGCCGGGCACCGTCACCATCGACAACAGCCTTGGCGCGGTGACGGCCTCGGGTCTGCAATTCGCCAGCAATGGCTATACGATCAACGGCAATCCGCTGACGCTGACGGGCACGCAATCGACGATCCGCGTGGGTGACGGCACCTCGGCCGGGGCGGGCTATACCGCCACCGTCGCCTCGGTGATCCAGGGCTCTTCGCAACTGGTGAAGAGCGATCTGGGCACGCTGGTCCTTTCGGGCACCAACACCTACACCGGCGGGACTGAGATCGACGCGGGCACGCTGTCGGTGTCCTCCAACGCCAATCTGGGTGCGGCGGGCACTGATCTGACCATCAACGGTGGCACGCTGCTGTGGACCGGCGGCGCGGCCGTCATGGCGCGCAGGGTGAACTGGGGCGCCAATGGCGGGGGGATCAACGTTGCCACCACCGCTTCAAACGGCCTTACCATCAACAATGCGCTGGTGGGCGGCGCGCTGACCAAGAGCGGCGTCGGCAAGCTGATCCTCACGGGTGACAACATCTTCAATGGCGGCACCACCATCTCGGCGGGCACGCTGCAGATCGGCACCTCCACCCTCAATGCCTCGATCACCGGCGATATCGTCAACAATGGCGCGCTGGCGATGGCCACCGCGAACGACTGGACCTACACCGGGTCGATCACCGGCACCGGCGGGATCACCAGCATCGCTTCGGGCACCATCACCTTCACCGGCAACAGCAGCTACAGTGGCGGAACGACCCTTTCCAGCGGCGGCGGCACCTTCCGCTATCTGGGGGCAACGGTCAGTTCCGGCGCGACCTCGTTGACCAACGGCAACCTCATCGTCGATGCGGGGGCGACCTACAACACGACCACCCTTGTTGCACGCTCCACCGCCAGCGGGCCATCGACCGTCAGCGTGGTCAATGGCGGCGTGCTGAACACCACCGGCACCTTCACCCTGCAGACGGCGCTGGGCACCACGCTTGACTCGCTGACCGTTTCGGGTGCGGGCTCGCAGGCCAACATCGGCGGCGCGGTGGTGCTCGCCGCCGGAGCCACCAGCAACAATTTCATTACCGTCAGCAACGGCGGCAAGGTGACCACTGCTGGTGCGACCACCATGGGCGCGGCAGCGGGCAATGGCACGCTGCCCTCGATCAGCATCGATGGCAAGGGAAGCGACTGGACCAGCCAGGGCGCGCTGACCATGACCGATGGCAGCCTCTCGCTGACCAATGGCGGCACGGCGACCTTCAGCGGCATCACGGCGGGCACGGTCTCTTCGGCCTATCCGGCAACGATCCTGATTTCGGGCAGCGGCTCGGGCCTGACCACCACCGGCAACCTGACCGTGGGCAGCGGCACGGGCAGTGGCACGATCACGCTTGCGGACGGCGGCGCGGCCTCTGTCGGCGGCACGCTGGTGCTGGGCGACGCCTCGACGGCGACGGGCACGCTCAACATTGGCGCAGCTTCGGGCTCGGCGGCATCGGCGGCCGGCGCGCTCTCGGCCAGCGGCATTGCGGTGAACGCCAACAGCGCGATCAACTTCAACCATACCGATACGGGCTATACGCTGGCCGCGCTAATCAGCGGCGCGGGCGTGGTCAACCAGCTTGCCGGCACCACGATCCTGACAGGCAACAACAGCTACACCGGCGCCACCACCGTCTCGGGCGGCACGCTGCGCATCAATGGCGACCAGTCGCTGGCAACGGGCCTGACCTCCGTGGGCAGCGGCGCGACGCTGGGCGGCAGCGGCATTGTCGGCGGCGATGTGACTGTGGCCGATGGCGGCGCGATTGCTCCGGGCAACAGCCCCGGCACGCTGACGATCAACGGCAATCTGTCGCTCTCGAACGGCTCGCTGCTCAATTACGAGATCGGGCAGGCCAATGTCGTCGCCGGTTCCTACAACGATCTGACCGTGGTGAAGGGCAACCTCACGCTGGATGGCACGATCAATGTGACCGTGCCGACGGGCGGAACCTTCGGGCCCGGCCTCTATCGCGTGATCAGCTACAATGGCGCGTTGACCGACAATGGCCTCTCGCTGGGCACCATGCCCGCGGGCAGCGATGTGTCGGTGCAGACCTCGGTGGCCAATCAGGTCAATCTGATCAACACCGGCGGGCAGACGCTCAGCTTCTGGGACGGCGCGGCGGGGCCCAAGTTCAACAATCAGGTCGATGGCGGCAATGGCGTCTGGCAGGCAAGCGCGGGCAACACCAACTGGGCCAACTCGACCGGCGCGGTGAATGCGGGCTACAGCGACGGCGCGCTGGCGATCTTCTCGGCGGCTCCGGGCACCGTCACCATCGACAACAGCCTTGGCGCGGTGACCGCTTCGGGCCTGCAATTCGCCTCTGACGGCTATAGGCTGACCGGCGATGCGCTGACACTGACCGCGCTGCAATCCATGATCCGCGTGGGTGACGGCACCTCGGTGGGTGCGGGCTTTACCGCCACCATCGATGCCGCGATCCAGGGCAATGCCCAGCTCGTGAAGAGCGATGTGGGCACGCTGGTGCTGACCGGCGCCAACAGCTACACCGGCGGCACGGCGATCAATGGCGGCACGCTGCGCATTGCCTCTGACGGCAATCTGGGCGCTGCGGCAAGCGGGCTCAGCTTCAACGGCGGCACGCTGAGCACCTCGGCGGATGTGGCGAACAACCGTGCGGTCAGCCTTGTCGGCGATGGCGCCGTGGCGCCGGACGCGGGCACCACGCTGACGCTGAACGGGTTGGTCTCCGGCACGGGCGCGCTGTTCCAGAACGGCAGCGGTACTTTGATCCTGTCAGGCACCAACAGCTACACCGGCGCGACCACCGTCGGCGCGGGCACCTTGCTGGTGAACGGCAACCAGTCGGCCGCGACGGGCCTGACCAGCGTGGCCAATGGCGCAACCCTGGGCGGCAACGGCACGATCGGCAGCGATGTGACGCTGGCCGATGGCGCCACCCTCTCGCCCGGCACCGGCGGCACGGCGGGCACGCTGACCATCAACGGCAACCTCTCGCTGTCGGGCGGCAGCGTGCTGAACTATCAGCTCGGGCAGGCTGGCGCGGCGGGCGGATCGCTCAACGATCTGGTCAATGTCGGCGGCAAGCTGGTGCTCGATGGCACGCTCAATGTCTCGGTGACCACGGGCGGCAGCTTCGACGCGGGCATCTATCGCCTGTTCAACTATGGCGGATCGCTGACCGACAACGGGCTGACCCTGGGCGCCATGCCAAGCGACAGCGCGGTGACGGTGCAGACCTCGGTGGCGGGTCAGGTCAATCTGGTCAACACCAACGGCCTGCTGCTCAGCTATTGGGATGGCGCCGGCAACGGCAAGAACAACGACATCATCAATGGCGGCAACGGCCTGTGGCAATCCGCCACCGGCAATGACAATTGGACCACCGTCAGCGGCAGCGTGAATGCGCCCAATGCCATCAACAGCTTCGCCGTCTTCGCGGGCAATGCGGGCACCGTGACGGTGGACAACAGCCTTGGCGGGGTGACCGCTTCGGGCCTGCAGTTTGCCACCACGGGTTATCGCATCAATGGCGGCACGCTGACGCTGGTGGGCCCGCAATCCACGATCCGCGTGGGTGATGGCACATCGGCAGGCGCGGGTTACACCGCCACCATCGACGCCGTGCTGGCCGGTGCCACGCAACTGGTGAAGACCGACGCGGGCACGCTGGTGCTCACGGGCGCCAACCAGTACGCCGATGGCACCAGCATCAACGGCGGCACGCTGCAGATCGCCTCGGACGCCAATCTGGGTCTGGCCACCGGCGGCGTGACGCTGAACGGCGGCACGCTGGCCACCACCGCCGATCTGACCACCGCGCGCCAGTTCGATGTGACGGACACCAGCGGCATCACCACCGCCAATGCCACCACACTGACCCTGACCGGCGGGCTGACAGGCTCGGGCGCGCTGACCAAGAGTGGTCTGGGCACCCTGCTGATCGCCGGGGACGGCAGCAGCTATTCCGGCGCGGCGACGGTTGCGGCGGGCACGCTGGCCGTGACGGGGCAGTTGGGCGGTTCGCTGACGGTCGGTTCAGGCGCCTCGCTGGCCGGTACGGGTCAGGTGGGCAGCGTGATCAATGGCGGCACGGTCTCGCCGGGGCTGAACGGCTTCGGCACGCTGAGCGTCAATGGCGACTACACCGGCGCCAATGGCACGCTGGCGATCAAGACCGTGCTGGGCGGCGATGCCTCGCGCAGCGATCTGCTGGTGGTGAAGGGCTCGACCGCCGGGAACACCACCATCAAGGTCACCAATATGGGCGGGCTGGGCGCGGCCACCGTCAATGGCATCAAGCTGGTGGATGTGACCGGGGCCTCGAACGGCACCTTCACGCTGGCGGGCGACTATCTCTTCCAGGGCCAGCAGGCCGTGGTGGCGGGGGCCTATGGCTATCGCCTCTACAAGAATGGCGTCAACACCGCCGATGGCGACTGGTATCTGCGCTCCAGCCTGCTGGACAGCGGCACATCGACGGGCAATGCGGGCAATGAGGGCGGCGCATCGGACGGCACGCCGGTTGCTCCGGCCCAGCCGCTCTATCAGCCGGGCGTGCCGGTCTATGAGGCCTACAGCCAGACGCTGCTGGCGCTCAATGATCTGGGGACGATGCAGCAGCGCGTCGGCGACCGCCAGTGGATGCAGGGCGGCGATCACCAGTCCGGCCTGTGGCAGCGCTTCGAGGGTCAGGGTCTGCGCGCCAATGCGGCGCAGTCGAGCAGCCTCGCCCATGTCAGCGTCGATATCTGGAAGGTCGAGGTCGGTGCCGATCAGGTGCTGAGCCAGCGCGCCGACGGTTCGGCGCTGGTGCTGGGCGTGGTGGCCGGTTACGGCGAGGCGACCAGCAATGTCGGCTCGGTCTTCGGCAATGGCAGCATCAAGACCTCGGCCTACAGCCTTGGCGGCACGCTGAGCTGGTTCGGTCCGCAGGGCTTCTATGTGGATGGGCACGCGCAGGTGAACTGGTATGACAGCCGCCTGACCTCCTCGGTGCTGGGCTCGCTGGTCGATGGCAACAAGGGGCACGGCGAGGCCTACAGCCTTGAGATCGGCAAGCGCTGGCCGGTGGGCGGGCATCTGTCGGTGACGCCGCAGGTGCAGATGGTCTATTCTACCATCGGCTTCGACGGCTTCACCGATCCGCATGGCGCGGTGGTGACCTCGCGCCTTGGCGACAGCCTGAAGAGCCGCTGGGGCATCTCGCTCGACCGGCAGGACGGGCGCAGCCACCTCTATGCCGTGGCCAGCCTGAGCTATGAGTGGCTGGACGGCACGGTGACCGATGTCTCGGGCGCAGCGATCGGGCGCGAGAACTTCCACCTGTGGGGCGAGGCCGGTGTGGGCGCCAATGTGGTGCTGGGCCGGGGCTTCTCGATCTTCGCTCAGGCTTCGGGCAAGAGTGCCACGCAGGACTTCGGCAAGAGCTATGGCTGGAAGGGCAATGCGGGCTTCCGCCTGGCTTTCTGA
- a CDS encoding RcnB family protein encodes MTKITTALITAALALPVFAGTAMAAPGHGPANAHNPMDHGQINHGQMDHWNKGEKFDQRRASHYQVVDYRQHRGLKAPPRGYHYVRSGNDILLVGITSGVVASILGGAFH; translated from the coding sequence ATGACCAAGATCACCACCGCCCTTATCACCGCCGCCCTGGCCCTGCCGGTCTTTGCCGGAACCGCGATGGCCGCGCCGGGGCATGGCCCGGCCAATGCCCATAACCCGATGGATCATGGCCAAATCAATCACGGCCAGATGGACCATTGGAACAAGGGCGAAAAGTTCGATCAGCGCCGCGCCTCCCACTATCAGGTGGTGGATTATCGCCAGCACCGGGGCCTGAAGGCGCCGCCGCGCGGCTATCACTATGTCCGCTCGGGCAATGACATTCTGCTGGTCGGCATTACCAGCGGCGTGGTGGCCTCGATCCTGGGCGGCGCGTTCCACTGA
- a CDS encoding FecR domain-containing protein: protein MTQQQAESEALDWFLRHQAGQGAGDPAFAAWRDSNPAHAAAYARVQAVWGAPAFAEALAAQPTPARRWPLMRIAASVALLVLVGAGGMRLAGLPWRLPANHTAAIGGQEVARLDDGTRLVLDSSAAVDVTYTATERRMALRDGRAFFDVGKDRRAFRVAAGRITVRDVGTRFSVERAGDTVHVAVEQGEVAFRPDGTGPEQHLAAGQIGGYVDGFLPVRAAPADITFAWLDHRLFFSQARLGDVVQDLRRYHRGWIILANPRLAAVKVSGGYDTRDPASAMADLARLSGGTLIRLSDRLLILR, encoded by the coding sequence ATGACCCAGCAACAGGCCGAGAGCGAGGCGCTGGACTGGTTCCTGCGCCATCAGGCCGGGCAGGGGGCGGGCGACCCGGCCTTTGCGGCGTGGCGTGACAGCAATCCGGCGCATGCGGCAGCCTATGCCCGCGTGCAGGCGGTCTGGGGGGCGCCTGCTTTTGCCGAGGCGCTGGCCGCGCAGCCAACGCCTGCCCGACGCTGGCCCCTGATGCGGATCGCCGCCTCGGTGGCCTTGCTGGTGCTGGTCGGCGCGGGCGGGATGCGGCTGGCGGGCTTGCCGTGGCGCCTGCCGGCAAACCATACCGCAGCCATTGGCGGGCAGGAGGTCGCCCGGCTGGACGATGGCACAAGGCTGGTGCTCGACAGCAGCGCGGCGGTCGATGTGACCTATACCGCCACCGAGCGCCGCATGGCGCTGCGCGATGGCCGCGCCTTTTTCGATGTTGGCAAAGACCGGCGCGCCTTCCGCGTCGCGGCGGGGCGGATCACGGTGCGCGATGTCGGCACGCGCTTTTCGGTCGAGCGGGCGGGCGACACCGTCCATGTCGCGGTGGAGCAGGGCGAGGTCGCCTTCCGCCCCGACGGCACCGGGCCGGAACAGCATCTGGCGGCAGGCCAGATCGGAGGCTATGTGGATGGCTTTCTGCCGGTGCGCGCGGCGCCTGCCGATATCACCTTTGCCTGGCTCGACCATCGGCTGTTCTTTTCGCAGGCCCGGCTGGGCGATGTGGTGCAGGATCTGCGGCGCTATCATCGCGGCTGGATCATCCTCGCCAATCCCCGGCTGGCGGCGGTGAAGGTCAGCGGCGGTTATGACACGCGTGATCCCGCCTCGGCCATGGCGGATCTGGCGCGGCTGAGCGGCGGCACGCTGATCCGCCTGTCGGACAGGCTTTTGATCCTGCGCTGA